The genomic window AAGGGCTCCAGGCTGTCGGTGGCGCACAGCTTGGGCACCTGCACGCCCGCGTCCACCGCGGCGCGCATCAGCGAGGTGCCCTTGGCCACCGTCACCTGCATGCCGTCGATTTCGAGCGTGACTTCTTCGGTGGACTCGCGCTTGGGCGTGCCGTAGTCGATATCTTGCGATGGGTTCAGCATGGAGTGGCTCCTGTCAACTAGGCTGCAGCGCGGTCGGGGGCTTCGATGCCGAAGTCCTCCGGGTAGTGATTGATGGCCGACAGCACGGGGTAGGGCGTCATGCCGCCCATGGCGCAAAGCGAGCCGTGCAGCATGGTGTCGCACAGGTCGCGCAGCAAAATGACCTGCTGCGGCCGGTTCTGGTTGCTGGTGATCTTGTCGATGACTTCCACGCCGCGCGTGGAGCCGATGCGGCAGGGCGTGCACTTGCCGCACGACTCGATCGCGCAGAACTCCATGGCATAGCGGGCCAGCTGCGACATGTCGGCCGTGTCGTCGTGCACCACGATGCCGCCGTGGCCCACTACCGCGCCCACGGCGGCATAGGCCTCGTAGTCGAGCGGCAGGTCCCATTGCGATTCGGGCACATAGGCGCCCAGCGGCCCGCCCACCTGCACCGCCTTGATCGGCCGGCCGCTCGCACTCCCGCCGCCAAAATCGTACAGAAGCTCGCGCAGCGTGAGGCCGAACGCCTTTTCGACCAGGCCCCCGTGCCGGATGTTTCCGGCCAGCTGAAACGGCAGCGTGCCGCGCGAGCGGCCCACGCCGTAGTGCTTGTAGAAGTCGGCCCCGCGCGCCAGGATGAGGGGAACCGACGCCAGCGTGATCACGTTGTTGATCACCGTGGGCTGGCCGAACAGCCCCTGCAGCGCCGGCAGCGGCGGCTTGGCGCGCACGATGCCGCGGCGGCCTTCCAGGCTTTCGAGCAACGCGGTTTCTTCGCCGCACACATAGGCGCCCGCAGCCTTGCGCACAATCAGGCGGAAGCTGCGGCCCGAACCCAGGATGTCATCGCCCAGGAAACCCGCCTGCTCCGCATTGCCGATGGCCTCGTTCAGCGTGGCAATGGCATGCGGGTATTCCGATCGCACGTAGATGTAGCCCTCGGTTGCGCCCGTCGCAATGCCCGCAATGGCCATGCCCTCGACCAGCATGAGCGGATCGCCTTCCATCGTCATGCGGTCCGAGAAGGTGCCCGAGTCGCCTTCGTCCGCGTTGCAGACGATGTATTCTTGGCGCGCCTGCGCGGCCA from Variovorax paradoxus includes these protein-coding regions:
- a CDS encoding formate dehydrogenase beta subunit translates to MTTTVYVPRDSAALAVGADRVARQIAAEALARNLPVRIVRNGSRGLFWLETLVEVQTPQGRVAYGPVVRADVPGLFDADFLGGGAHALNLGLTEEIAYLKKQERLTFARMGVTDPVSVADYEAHEGFAGLRRALALAPADIVQQVLDSGLRGRGGAAFPAGIKWKTVLAAQARQEYIVCNADEGDSGTFSDRMTMEGDPLMLVEGMAIAGIATGATEGYIYVRSEYPHAIATLNEAIGNAEQAGFLGDDILGSGRSFRLIVRKAAGAYVCGEETALLESLEGRRGIVRAKPPLPALQGLFGQPTVINNVITLASVPLILARGADFYKHYGVGRSRGTLPFQLAGNIRHGGLVEKAFGLTLRELLYDFGGGSASGRPIKAVQVGGPLGAYVPESQWDLPLDYEAYAAVGAVVGHGGIVVHDDTADMSQLARYAMEFCAIESCGKCTPCRIGSTRGVEVIDKITSNQNRPQQVILLRDLCDTMLHGSLCAMGGMTPYPVLSAINHYPEDFGIEAPDRAAA